A stretch of DNA from Mugil cephalus isolate CIBA_MC_2020 chromosome 12, CIBA_Mcephalus_1.1, whole genome shotgun sequence:
tttctatttatcaTGTTTCATGTGCACTCCTGATTGCTTGTTTTGTAGTATAACCCTGAGTTAGTCCTCTGAGGGGTTTCATTTGCAGCGCGACTGAGCATGTTTAGTTTAAGTTCATTTGTGAGTTTGGGGTGAAAACGAAAGTAACTGAAACTGATATGTACAACAGTGTCTTCATGCTCAGTGAACCTGCATAAACAAACATTGCGGCACTCACTGAGCAGGAAACCAAAAccacttcttctcttctctgttgaCTGTTTCTGCTCTCAGTCATTTACACCCTCACTGCGTGTGTGAATTTTACCAATAACACTCGTATTATAATAATTGAAAaggaccaaaaaaataaaaataaaaaaaatgcagcgaGCGGGTACTGACTGTGTCCATTGGCCACGTCACTGTGAGGATCCACGGAAAAGCCAAAAGCTTCTTATACTGCAGACCagtgacctgaaacaaacacacagatattctccaaaaaaaagtcccacaaCAAGCacgacacaaaaaaaacataaaaataacctCCTACCtcgtccagctcctccaccatCTTACTCATCACGTCACCGTCCTCTTTGCTCTGACACATCTCTGCTGTGACCACACCTAGgacgaaaataaataaatgataaatacataaaacatgagTTCGTCCTGCATGtgctcatgtgtgtgtctgcagctgcCGTCCGTGTGTCCGTCCTTGCCTTTGCAGCCGCAGCACTGGATGAAGAAGCCGATGAGGTCGAGCAGAGACGTGTCTCTGTCGGTCAAATACGCTTCGATCCAGTCGTCGATCACCGACTGCGCACGCGTCACAAAAAGAGACGGCCAGTGAGAACGCGCTAACAATATGAACAGAAGGTTTGACAGACGGTGGAAACGTGACGTCCACCACGGAAGCCAGGGTCGGACGTCTTTACCTGCATGGCGCTCTTCCCCATGGTGATCACCTCAAACAGGGTGACGGCCTCCACGTGCTTCTGTTTGCCGTGGCCGCCTCCTGCTCGCCGCACGCTGCTGCCGCTGGCTTTGGCCCGTTTGCTCTTGACATTCTCGGAGGCCTTGTGCGCCCTTTTCCTTCGTCTCTGCAGGGGGGCGGGGTTGAAAATGTGATCAGGTCAAATGCATATTTATGATGACAGACTCCACCGTATAATGGGATAatgcattaaaaactaaaaaactggTTCTTTAGACCGTCTCTAATATCGGTTTATGGCATCTGCtgcacaataacaacacaattcTTCTCGGTAATGAGACATAGCTGTATTCACTCACCCACACCCCATATATCAATCATAACTATCATAACTACTTAACTACTTACATAAATCCCGCTTGTACAAAACTGAACAATATGTTCAGTTTCATTCTGATATACATCACCCTGCAGAAGACACTTAATAAAACATGACGCATTGTGTCGAGATATATGGTAGtgcatataaaaataatacttATCGTAATTTAAATACCCTTAAATTGTATGATTCAGTTGAATTTAAGAAGGTACAGATGTTGTACACAATAATTTACTTAAATTTTTACCTAAAACAAGAACTAACACCAAAAAACGGTGCGCTTCTGTTCGAGGTGTCAACCTGTGGCATAGCTACGCtggtgaaatgaaaatgtgtagttcaatttcctcatttaaatacgtgtttaaaaccaaattattacaaaaaatacagaaattagctgtgagagatgagatgaaagctGAACGCCTGCTGTTCTAGAGACCTATGATTTAAGGCAGATCACGTATTTTAAAAGTTGCTTTGCTaaggatgttttgtttgtaacaAGGGTCGGCGTAAGAAGCATAAGATTAGCTTCATcccttgttgtgttttgtgtgtgttgaaagtaaattttgtttgtttgagtagAGGTGGTTAAGATCACTTCACGGCACAATGTCAGCTAGaggcaaaacaaagggaaacttgAGGCACTGTCACTTTTagccatgaaaatgtcgtcttgtcgtatttttgggggccaaaaccaaaaaaagtgaaaaataccagtaccagtcactgccagtcgtagacaacttttgTTTGGCTTtagcgattaaaagaaaggattggagccAGACAATCAACTCAATCACGGCCtctgggagtgagtgtattagtatattctctaaaacatgcgttttccttgtccattcttgccaaaacagtcgattgaaatatgctaaccaccgtttacaggctGTTGTGTtcgagatgttttgcatccagttaagccccgcccctcaaaaaacatcacattgtttacaaccTGTGAAGAAGTCTATAAAGACTGCAAATGCACACATAGATTGATGTATGAATCTAACATGTGTTTTCTTAGTATGTACAAAGTATATTTGCAGATTACTACATTTTCTCAcctttcttgttgtttttctgctgtgtcaCCCTGAATTCATGCAAGACACACATTTATTCTGGTAATAAAATACCGACTATCGCCTTGAAACGGTTTTCATTTACACTCTTcttgtaaatacatttatgaaGGTAATAACACGCACAAACACCTACCACACTCTTTTGTCTGTTCTCATTCCCCGAATCATCCTCTGACTGATTTACAGCTGCAGACGACTTTGCCCCATCCTGAGAGTTCTTACTGGAAAATTTGATCAAACGAAGAGAAAATAATTACATGTGAGTATTTAAGGACATGCAGTGCATTAATAAGATCCATGTTCTTACGTCTGCTCCGAGGACCTGGATGCTGCTGAGGGCTCAGGGATCATGTCCTCCTCGGATCTTCAGGTCTCAGGCGTCTCTgcatctgcaaacacacatgtttCAGTGCAACCACAAATTATGGCTCAATATAAATGATGCATGCATGAAAACTTGCCTGCCCTATCCACAGGGAGGAGCCAGTCTCTCTTTACATTGTTGCTCAGTGACACTTCGGCACAGAGGATGTTTGGACCCATGAGGGCTGAACATTTTCATGTCCTGACGCTAACTCGCAGATATGTTTCCAAGAACAAACACAGCAATAATGTCCTGGGATAACCTAAGTCTCTTTGTTTATTGCATGCAACAGCCtcaagtaaaacaaacacacggaCAAGTCGCGCAGAAACTTTTCAGACTCACCTTTTCCGAATAGATTCATTCTGACGTGATGTTCGTTAATGAATGCTTTTAAATCCGGAGCCTGTCTGGAAATAATGATTCAAGTATTTCCACGGGTCTATTTCCTTCCTTGACCCAGCTCTCACTGTCAAGTTGCAGGACAGCCTAACAatgttctgattggctgccgcGCAGAAATGGAGCTCTGTGATTCGTTGAAACGATACGTCATTCAAGGCTAAGTCCTGCCCTTAATTATGGAGTCATGAGAGTGAcacgaaaaagaaaacaaatgtatatcTGTAAAACAATAATAGGAACCAAAAATAAACGCCCATGTCGATGAAAATAAACGaatgcagaaataaattaatgaatacttggggaaatagaaatagaaaatacttATACGCTTAATATACTTATACAAAACTAAAtgaccaataataataataaataatactcTTTTTTTAGATAgatcatttgttttatatttaatctcttatttccacatttattgttattctctattattattatgattatgattgttattattattattattattattattattataagccTCGATTTACActggaatatttatttttgtatttctgtataGTTTTCTCGtgtctacattttttttttttttttttgctccctgCCGCTGTGATATCCTACTTTCCCCACGTGGATAAATAAAGCCATATCTTACCTTATCTGatgttatcttatcttacttCATCTCTTTAtacttcacatattttattcattattttctctaattttctttatatttccttatttgagcttttgttttattttattttttttatattaatttccCGTTTTTGTGGGACTCATTAAATGccataaaatacaatatagcATActatatagttttatttatatatcctCCTGCgtgtttttgttaattaacGTCACTGGTTGCTGTTGAATCAGGAGGGAGCTGTTCTGATATAGCCTGAGCTTTTTACATGAACTGAACACCAGGGGGAACCATTTACTCATTTTATGCTACTaggtgtctttttgttttgcaggtaACAGATGAGGCTGTGCAACAACTATACCTCAGAATATGGGAACATGCACTTATAATAgtaacattatcattattattaatcatgttTATAGTGTCACAAACTTTATTGGCACTAAATTCATCAGTTTTGTTCTTCAAGATTaattttgcacaataatctgcttttttacACTACCTATCTTGCACAAATTACCTCATTgtctacatttttaaattttaccaattatattatataccaATTTTTAGCAGTTTTTAATCCCCAGTCcacaatatatacagtatacagaaTGTCagaatgctgtattttttgtatattctttcaaatttgatattgtcATTTAtggtttttttatatattaggGCCTAAttctactgtgacaaggaaatttcccatacgtggaattaataaacattgtcttatgtcttattttAATATAGGTATTTGTCTGCAAGTCTGGAGAGACAGGAAGACAGCAAAACACATCACCCTATTGCATCCAGTTTTATTATCCCgctttaaaaatgtgtcagtaGTTATAACATTAGTGCAAGAAGGGATTCAACAGGCTTACATTCAATCCCAAATAACTCACTCAGCACGGGGACAATTAAGGGCCACATTCAggaacacaacattaaaaaaaaaagaaaaaaaaaagtgattttgaaATGTACGTAGGCTTTCCAGTCCCACCATTATTCAGCTGAATCAAACTGAGTAGCACCTTTTCACAGTCATATCATCATCAGTTCGTTCAGAAGCAGGAGCCTCTCGATTAAAGAGGCGTCCAGTCAGAGTCAGGAGATGAAATGGGACATGAAGGACACGGCCTGGTGAACGTCTTCCATCAGCTCCTCTGGCAGAGACAACACGGCGGACGTTAAGCTTTGAGTTATTTCTAATATcctgcacagagaaaaaaaacaaaacacgaggGCAAATCAAACCACTGCCGCATTAATTAATCCGAATCTCCCAGTTTAACATTTGTATCTGAACCCACCAGTTGATATAATGAGCAGCCAGCTGTGGTTCATGCCTGGAGCCTTCCTCTGCAACCAGAGACTGCTTCATCTGCTTGAAATTGGCCTCAATATCCTTCTTGATTTCAGAGAAGACCTGGATTCCCCTGAAAGAGCTGATGACTtgctgcaaaataataataaaaaaaaaggtgcactGCAGAGTTTAGTGGAATGGACACTtaggaaatgagaaaattaaaaaaaggattaGAGAAGAAAATGTGGGCGTTAATTTGAGTCTCCTTACATATATGACCGAGAGCTGGTGGGCGATGTACTTATGACTCCCAAGGTGCCTGATATCCTCTTCTAGCTGCTGACTCAGCACCAGGAGCTGGTTCAGTTTAGCCACATGGAAGAAGTATTCTGCAGCAGTAACATCAAATTTGTTATTGGCGCACCCCTTAAAGTTATATCATCATAAATCTAAGAATAAATCCATAATATGAGGAAACGTTGACTCTAATCCTCTTCCGCAGCactgttaaattaataataGATTTGCATTAATACACAACAAGAATGTAATGTAATTAACAGCCAAGATGGAGCTGAttttaaagtcacatttcagttttgcatgtaaaacaaactaatacgctttatttgacatatttagaTACAAGTACAAGAAATTTTACTGTATCAGGTTGCATCCATCTTTTTGCACAAAATGCACATAGATTGAAAACTAGTAGTAGCACTACTGTGATTAAACTGACATTGATGTGATTAATTTCTGGTGTTTTGACTGTGAACCATTCATAATTTTATAAAAGTACTCAAAccttttatttaagtttatcCACCATCATGCTCTAAATATATATAGACATTACTTCTGTATATGCATTGATTATAAATACCAATATGTATTTTTGGTGACCCATTCCCACCCAAGTTACAAATTAGCTTTGGATATAAAGTGTTGCTTCTGCAAATGTTTCTCTGAACGGGTccctaaaacaaataaataattcagaaatACAACTTTTACTAGTGTTTTTCCGATGCTAAGATAGCACAGCATAGCATAAGGCTTAATAAGAAAATCTATGTAATTGTGGTCCATTGCAGATACCTAGATCACCATAAAAAGAAACATAGATGAGTGTTTTCCGATTGGAAATGTGATATGTCCTaatttttcttgatttttcttaaaaaatgcTCAGAAGCCTTTGAAAACTGCACGAGTCTCAGCTGAGTCTCACCGTCCATCTGTGGGCTCTCCAGCATGTCGACGGGGCTGCCTTGAATGAGAAACACCTCTACGCGAGGAAACATCGCTGACAAACCCACCATGTCCAGGTAGTCCTGAGGAGACaacattgattttttatttgtatttttttcacttgaTGTGCAACAGTGACGTCAAACCAGAAATCCTCTTCCATCTGGACAATAACAGGTGTGATACCTCCAGCTGGGGCATAGGCTTTGGTAGGTGTTCAAGGCACTGCAGCATGTGGTTGAGAATCTCTGATCCTTTAAGAATATttaagcacaaaataaataaataaaaatcattaaatgtgTACTCAAGACAGACTCTTGGAGGAGCTGTTGGAAATACCTTGAGCCTGGAAAGTGTCTGACTCCTCTGGGCTGCAGCCTTGTCCTAACTGCTCCTGGAACTGGAACATAGAAGAAATCAGGGACTTTACTAAAGTAAAACTACTAATAcagcaatagaaaaaaaagtgctgcatgAAATCCatcactctcactctcactaTACTTTTCCAAGGTGATCAATCTCCATCATTTAAAGTTGCTGCTGCCTTTCTGTCCATCTCATTACGGTTATTAAGTAACGGGTTTCTCCTTATTATTGAACTTATATACAGTTGAAtacaaaagtacaaataaaactaatgaaagaagtttttgaacttttttgtctacatttaaagaagtttaaaatgttaatttgcaGACAGACGAAACACATATTTCTTTCTATAATATGTGAAAGGCAGAAAACTGTCTGCATCTTTTgcaatattttgcatttttttcagtttcctatattgtttattctgtaAAATCTTAATATTAAGAATAACTAACAAGtaaaactgttaaattaaaGTGGTGGAGTACAACGTACAGTATTTTCCTCTGAAATGCCGTGGAACAGAAGTATAGAGCAGCAGAAACTGGAAAAACCAAAGAACAAGGACCTTGAACTTTAATGCAGAGCTTTAGTTGGTTAATTTTCCACCGGGTCCAACGTGGCAGACAGCACACTGGACATGAAACCAGGTTAGAGAGCAAAAACGTCTTGAACTGACTAAACCAAAGATCCCCTAGGGGTctacggaggtactgcaggaaggggctgcaaaacctttggttgattagaaatATTTTTGACATATCTTTtagggatccttggcctgaaaaacggtGAAGACCCCTGGAATAAACATTTTACAGCTGTAGTTGGCACCAGCCTCACAGAAATAACTCAAAGACACAGTCAgtcaactggaaaaaaataaaataaaaatggaaatttgtCCAATTCAGAGTAAGGAAGAGCAGCTGTCTGAAGTTGGCAGTTGCTCACGattaaatagaaagaaaacgAAGCAAAATTTGCTGATTTTTCTTCCTTGATGGTGGAAACTCAGATAAAAGACTGGACGATTAGAGCTGTTtcctgatgctgatgatgattatagtaaaatacagtaaaacaaacacaatgaaagatTTGTTTAAGAAAAAACTCCTTAGAGATGATGGAACATGAGCACTAATGGGTTTCTTGGGAAACGTTAACCTTACAGAGCCCACCCAGCTTCTAACTGACTCTCATTTAAGGGTTCATTAGCCATGTCACTCCCTTAACGATGCACGTGAGAATAATTAGCGTCTGATGGAACAttgtcacattaaaatgtgagcAGTGGTGTAATGTGGACGTAGTGGCGCGGTTACCTGCTGCGTCTGCGCCCTGATGAGGAGGTCCAGCTGCCCGCAGAGACACAGCATCTCCAGGCCCACCTGCTCGGGACTCAGCTGGACGGGCATCAGGGGTCTCTTCACCTGTAGCTCCACTGACCACACAGCAATCACACATCAGTTCCCCTGCCCCTCTTTCTACCACCACTTAATGATTAAACAAGCAGGCGCAGCAtcacatctcatctcctacagggtccaagaagaagaagaagaaggatggatgaggacaaaaaaaaggtggtgggggggggtgtcaGTGGCCCGGAAGGCTCATTGAAAAGGGGGATGAGATGAGAACGccttaaatgaaaacaaaaataaaaacgccGGGGCTTACCTTTGAAAGCTTCATGGTAGGCGCACGGCTGGATGAGCGGCTCCGTGATGCTCACAGCCATATCCGAACAGACCCGTCCTGTCACACCTATTCTCCTAATGCCCCCTCGCTTTTAAAGGCCATATGAAGCGCACTAACTTGCCTAGAAACAAGCAGATctctcttatttattattattattattttaattttttattggaGACATCCGTCGGCCGGGGAGCGTTCGAGGCGAAACGGTCTTTCTCCATTTAGATCTCACTTCCGCAAGGTGATGAGCGCATCCTTCGCTGCGCGCAGCGGCAGCCGAGAGACTGATGGATTTATAATtaccataataaaaataataaggatgaaaaaataatgaaataatgtccACGCCCTTTGCAACAGCGGCCGCGCGGTCACAGTCTGTCATTTGCAGCGTTTAACGCCCCTCGAgcccccacctcccacctcctccaccctcccacctcctccataCACGCTGAGGACCAGCCTTTTACAATGATGTCATGTTTTAgggaagaggatgaggatgcagccataataaaaagaaagaaagaaagaaagaaagaaagaaaagcagcgaACTGACTTCAGTCATGGAAATTACATTCTCTCAAGTCTTGTCCTTGAACGTTGCTCACTGACTGTTTTCATAATTTCACAATTTCATGTGGTTTTTGCTccaacttattattattattatcatttcttcTAAGGCTGCAACTAATAATATGCTCATTTAATGCTCAACTAATTCAATCAACTGATctatataataaaaattattcaTAGTTAATCAAGatttcctgaataaacagaAAGTAACGAggaaataatgaatatttatgattATGATCTAATGTTCTCAAGTCTGTTTATCGTCTATCTCGAGTGACTACTTTTCtcattaagatgttttttttttttcatccataaCATTTAAACGTACAGAATTATAAGAAGCAATATTTTACTGGTGCAATATTTTCAAAatcgatcaggcgtaacattataaccacctcctaatagtgtgtaggtctcctttgtgcctccacaacagctgtgactcatcggtgaatggacatgggttttctgaaggtgtcctctggtgtctggttacagttagtggggggtctttggctcctataggttgaggggaggtgtctctgtggatcatcctacagatacttgattagtcttggatctagtgaatttggaggctaaAACCTTGTGccgttcttgtttgttttgagttgttcctaaaatgttttttgtgcgtttgcctatcgaggagtgtcattgctatggagttaTACATTATATTGTCAAGATGGTCATTgttttggtggttttaatgttgtggctgatcggtgtacatgcACTGAATAAGTAAATCTGTAGATGaaattgtatatttttcattaaatgcatttGTTCTGTGGGAAATTTTTTGTAAAATTAGTTTTGAACAGAAAagccacattattattattattatattattggcCTGAGTCCATTTATAAAAGCAGTAGGAGGTAAAATCAAacatccaacatattttttcttctaacTGCATGTGAGACTCTTCGATAACGAGTatctttactttttactttttattgttaGTGCTCCTCTACAATGGCCTTGTATTGGTGACGTTTTCGTGTGGTCGTGCGGCTTGATTTATTTTACCACTGCGAGAGGAATATCCTCGAAGCACAAACCAACTGTGGGCTTGGTTTATTAAATAGGAAAGTCAGACAAGATGCCTCGAGCCGCCACCAACTGGGACTCGAAATAGgtcttaataaaatacaactggCTTATAAAGTTTGTCACAGTTTTACAGTATCCAAA
This window harbors:
- the si:ch211-218d20.15 gene encoding uncharacterized protein si:ch211-218d20.15 isoform X1, which encodes MAVSITEPLIQPCAYHEAFKVELQVKRPLMPVQLSPEQVGLEMLCLCGQLDLLIRAQTQQFQEQLGQGCSPEESDTFQAQGSEILNHMLQCLEHLPKPMPQLEDYLDMVGLSAMFPRVEVFLIQGSPVDMLESPQMDEYFFHVAKLNQLLVLSQQLEEDIRHLGSHKYIAHQLSVIYQVISSFRGIQVFSEIKKDIEANFKQMKQSLVAEEGSRHEPQLAAHYINWILEITQSLTSAVLSLPEELMEDVHQAVSFMSHFIS
- the si:ch211-218d20.15 gene encoding uncharacterized protein si:ch211-218d20.15 isoform X2 — encoded protein: MPVQLSPEQVGLEMLCLCGQLDLLIRAQTQQFQEQLGQGCSPEESDTFQAQGSEILNHMLQCLEHLPKPMPQLEDYLDMVGLSAMFPRVEVFLIQGSPVDMLESPQMDEYFFHVAKLNQLLVLSQQLEEDIRHLGSHKYIAHQLSVIYQVISSFRGIQVFSEIKKDIEANFKQMKQSLVAEEGSRHEPQLAAHYINWILEITQSLTSAVLSLPEELMEDVHQAVSFMSHFIS